A genome region from Magnolia sinica isolate HGM2019 chromosome 8, MsV1, whole genome shotgun sequence includes the following:
- the LOC131254038 gene encoding uncharacterized protein LOC131254038, with translation LVFCVTHELRCFINLLSHTFIHLQIETNDSRCEGKKKRCLDHLQQAENYFSLSQLQQGIWVFKKTEKQSACEEPKFPNLYVKNLENGLTDDSLWEKFSVFGKIISAIVMKDDYGKSRGFGFVSFELSKDAKKAMWAMNGAQLGSKNLHAGRAQKKAEREQMLSCLFKGLNVYVKKPC, from the exons CTTGTTTTCTGTGTAACTCATGAACTAAGATGCTTTATTAACCTTCTCTCACACACATTCATTCACCTACAAATTGAAACAAACGACTCTAGATGTGAAGGTAAGAAAAAGCGGTGCCTTGATCACCTGCAACAAGCAGAAAATTATTTTTCACTTTCCCAGTTACAACAAGG catttgggttttcaagaAGACTGAGAAGCAATCAGCCTGTGAAGAACCTAAATTCCCTAATCTATATGTAAAGAATCTGGAAAATGGGTTGACTGATGATAGCCTTTGGGAAAAGTTCTCTGTATTTGGGAAGATAATCAGTGCTATTGTAATGAAGGATGATTATGGCAAATCTCGGGGCTTTGGGTTTGTTAGCTTCGAGTTGTCAAAAGATGCTAAGAAGGCTATGTGGGCCATGAATggtgcacaactag GATCAAAGAATCTCCATGcaggaagggctcaaaagaaggcTGAACGAGAGCAGATGCTAAGTTGCCTGTTCAAG GGTTTGAACGTGTACGTGAAAAAACCTTGTTGA